The following are encoded in a window of Methanobrevibacter ruminantium M1 genomic DNA:
- a CDS encoding glycosyltransferase, with amino-acid sequence MKKNNFNKKITFVANYFWTSIKEGSKSNSYFNYDNYLKKYPDVKESGMNPFKHYLLHGIDEERSTNFDENINSYSLVENSDLFDYEYYCEKNNLKFDSYSKALMHYLEKGYKKGYNPSIKFNAEEYYEVRPDVKRADVNPLVHYLKYGKIEVTSMTENLNLKEYQLVKNSNLFDYNYYMEKNHLDLRNETEAIYHYLEIGYKKGYNPSNKFNGEIYFKKNPDIEESGWNPLVHYLKYGQKEERTDKCDKNLKEYSLVKESGLFDYQFYKDKYDLDLNSYKRGLIHYLEFGYKRGYKPSRNFDGEEYLKRYPEVKKAGFNPLVHYLKYGVNEERIGLRRISFKNFNKNYDVEAILENIDNDVTILLNVEDSNNLKECIENIKSTTKDYKIILIHENLDDEDLEYIKSNNDIELLRRSPHESFINALNNILDNAKNDIIFLKNNIRTFEKWIFKLTVAAYSDDRIGFVSPISNYSTVSLINIEEDEKSSEFISNISKRDYEESPLPNDSCVFIKKDVFKELKFDESSNEENWFATFIDRGLEKGWKSILDDSTYVYYQFNEVEPQQADEYDYSTPYVLENRPSVKFINSDAFNNSFQNIHEYADDNLEENIQEKTRKNILFAMHYGGGVEFTVKDIVNAIKNDYECYVLRAFKNKMKLYKVFNDYFISIKEFNIKYPWTPKMIHSDEYKQIYFYILINYNIDILEIDHLLLHTFDLQELAKKLDIPIILTLHDFYYICPSYFLLDENNKYCGGYCGDQPRNCSTRVTWIDLPANIVEWKNQWQEYMKELFGMCDYILTATDFTKDMFLEHYDSLKSDDITIIEHGRDLIRYDNNYTVPNIYQPIKILIPGVIGPHKGLDFIKELKGFDDDNRLEYHFIGQVDDELKSMGIYHGPYEREDFAKWVFKIKPSFIGIFSVCAETYSHTLTESICSGVPVLASNLGALKTRIESQGGGWLVNIDDAEETYEQILDISSKKEEYKFVTENLKDIRISSSEEMGSKYKEIYDKLTKKEDK; translated from the coding sequence ATGAAAAAGAACAATTTTAATAAAAAGATAACTTTCGTCGCTAATTACTTTTGGACTAGCATTAAGGAAGGTTCAAAATCCAATTCTTATTTTAATTATGATAATTACCTAAAAAAATATCCTGATGTAAAGGAATCTGGAATGAATCCTTTTAAACACTATCTATTGCATGGAATTGATGAAGAGCGCAGTACTAATTTTGATGAAAATATTAATTCATACAGTTTAGTTGAAAATTCCGATTTATTTGATTATGAATATTACTGTGAAAAAAACAATCTGAAATTTGATTCCTATAGTAAAGCATTAATGCATTATCTTGAAAAGGGATATAAGAAAGGATACAACCCAAGTATAAAATTTAATGCAGAAGAATATTATGAAGTTCGTCCTGATGTTAAAAGGGCTGATGTAAACCCTTTAGTTCATTATTTAAAGTATGGAAAAATTGAAGTAACCTCAATGACTGAAAATTTAAATCTTAAAGAGTATCAGCTCGTTAAAAATTCAAATTTATTTGATTATAATTATTATATGGAAAAAAATCATTTGGATTTAAGAAACGAAACCGAGGCAATTTATCATTATTTGGAAATAGGTTATAAAAAGGGATATAACCCTAGCAATAAGTTCAATGGTGAAATTTATTTTAAGAAAAATCCGGATATTGAGGAATCTGGCTGGAACCCTTTAGTTCATTATTTGAAATATGGTCAAAAAGAAGAGCGTACTGATAAATGTGATAAAAACCTGAAAGAATATTCTTTAGTTAAGGAATCAGGATTATTTGATTATCAATTTTATAAAGATAAATATGATTTAGATTTAAATTCATATAAGCGCGGTTTAATTCATTATTTGGAATTTGGTTACAAAAGAGGATATAAACCTAGCAGAAATTTTGATGGGGAAGAATACTTAAAAAGATATCCTGAAGTTAAAAAAGCAGGATTTAATCCTTTAGTTCATTATTTGAAGTATGGTGTGAATGAGGAAAGAATAGGATTAAGAAGAATAAGCTTTAAAAATTTCAACAAGAACTATGATGTTGAAGCCATTTTAGAAAATATAGATAATGATGTTACAATCTTATTGAATGTTGAAGACTCAAACAACTTGAAAGAATGTATTGAAAACATTAAGAGCACCACTAAAGACTATAAGATAATTTTAATTCATGAAAATCTTGATGATGAGGATTTGGAATATATAAAATCCAATAATGATATAGAACTTTTAAGAAGGAGCCCTCATGAATCATTCATCAATGCATTGAATAATATATTGGACAATGCCAAAAATGATATCATCTTTCTTAAAAATAACATCAGAACTTTTGAGAAATGGATTTTCAAATTAACAGTTGCTGCATATTCAGATGATCGCATTGGATTTGTTAGCCCTATTTCAAATTATTCTACTGTTAGCCTAATAAATATTGAAGAAGATGAGAAATCAAGCGAATTTATAAGTAATATTTCAAAAAGAGATTATGAAGAATCTCCGTTACCTAATGACTCTTGTGTCTTTATAAAAAAGGATGTCTTTAAGGAATTAAAATTTGATGAAAGTTCAAACGAGGAAAATTGGTTTGCTACTTTTATAGACCGTGGATTAGAAAAGGGATGGAAATCAATTTTAGATGATTCAACATATGTTTACTATCAGTTTAATGAGGTAGAACCCCAACAAGCAGATGAATATGATTATTCAACTCCCTATGTATTAGAAAATAGGCCTTCAGTTAAATTTATTAATTCTGATGCATTTAACAACAGTTTTCAAAATATTCATGAGTATGCTGATGATAATCTTGAAGAGAATATTCAAGAAAAGACAAGGAAAAATATCCTATTTGCTATGCATTATGGGGGAGGAGTGGAATTTACAGTAAAAGATATTGTTAATGCGATAAAAAATGATTATGAATGTTATGTTTTAAGGGCATTTAAGAATAAAATGAAATTATATAAAGTTTTCAACGATTATTTTATTTCTATAAAAGAATTTAATATTAAATATCCTTGGACTCCTAAAATGATTCACAGTGATGAATATAAACAGATTTATTTTTATATATTGATTAATTATAATATAGACATTTTAGAAATCGATCATTTATTATTGCATACATTTGACTTGCAGGAGCTTGCAAAAAAACTGGATATTCCTATAATCCTAACATTGCATGATTTTTATTATATTTGTCCTTCATATTTCCTATTGGATGAAAATAATAAATATTGCGGTGGTTACTGTGGTGATCAACCTAGAAATTGCAGTACCAGAGTCACTTGGATTGATTTGCCTGCAAATATTGTTGAATGGAAAAATCAATGGCAGGAATATATGAAAGAACTATTTGGAATGTGTGATTATATTCTCACTGCAACAGACTTTACTAAGGATATGTTCTTAGAACATTATGACAGTTTAAAAAGTGATGATATAACAATTATAGAGCATGGTCGTGATTTAATACGTTATGATAATAATTATACAGTTCCTAATATATATCAACCGATTAAAATATTAATTCCTGGAGTTATAGGGCCTCATAAAGGCTTAGATTTTATTAAAGAATTGAAAGGATTTGATGACGACAATCGCTTGGAATACCATTTCATTGGACAAGTGGATGATGAATTGAAATCAATGGGCATATATCATGGTCCTTATGAACGGGAAGATTTCGCTAAGTGGGTGTTTAAAATTAAACCATCATTCATTGGAATATTCTCTGTCTGTGCCGAGACATATTCCCATACATTGACTGAATCCATATGTTCTGGGGTCCCTGTTTTAGCATCTAATCTTGGTGCTTTAAAAACTAGGATTGAATCTCAAGGGGGAGGATGGCTGGTAAATATTGATGATGCTGAAGAGACATATGAACAAATTTTAGATATTTCCAGTAAAAAAGAGGAGTATAAATTTGTAACGGAAAATCTAAAGGATATTAGGATTTCCAGTTCAGAAGAAATGGGAAGCAAATATAAGGAAATTTATGATAAGCTAACCAAGAAAGAAGATAAATGA
- a CDS encoding acyltransferase: MEFIKYKSQFEKMIDNKIIGMPELIDSNISFKGKNNILCCNNIKLENIDIDFNGNNSVIFLGSNLGVNSHLTIFNNSTLFLGKNNTCGSSISISVAENQNLIIGDNCIVESDVKIRTSDNYPIYNYENSRINHSNSVFIGDNVLLGESSFISRGVKIGSGSIISPCSFLPPLFKAFSNSYVLGNPGRILKEDVYFVNDSINDYTIEEIKNSSINENESGLFDFVEKETLSLDKIDNILKKFNSEDSLDFIQKLFLQNKHKNRFFIE, encoded by the coding sequence ATGGAATTTATAAAATATAAATCTCAATTCGAAAAAATGATAGATAATAAAATTATTGGTATGCCAGAATTAATTGATTCCAATATAAGCTTTAAAGGTAAAAATAATATTTTATGTTGCAACAATATTAAATTAGAAAATATAGACATAGATTTCAATGGAAATAATTCTGTAATTTTTTTAGGTTCTAATCTAGGCGTAAATTCTCATTTAACTATTTTTAATAATTCCACATTATTCCTTGGAAAAAATAATACTTGCGGATCTTCAATTTCAATTTCCGTTGCTGAAAATCAAAATCTTATCATTGGAGATAATTGTATTGTTGAAAGTGATGTAAAAATTAGAACTTCAGATAATTACCCAATTTATAATTATGAAAACAGTAGGATTAACCATTCAAATAGCGTATTTATAGGGGATAATGTTTTATTAGGTGAATCTTCATTTATTTCAAGAGGAGTTAAAATAGGTTCCGGATCAATAATTAGCCCATGTAGTTTTCTGCCACCTCTGTTTAAAGCTTTTTCAAATTCATATGTATTAGGGAATCCTGGAAGAATATTGAAGGAAGATGTTTACTTTGTAAATGATTCAATTAATGATTATACTATTGAAGAGATTAAAAACTCTTCAATCAATGAAAATGAAAGTGGACTTTTTGATTTTGTAGAAAAAGAAACATTATCTTTAGACAAGATTGATAATATTCTAAAAAAATTTAACTCTGAAGACTCTTTAGATTTTATTCAAAAATTATTTTTACAGAACAAGCATAAAAACCGTTTCTTCATTGAGTAA
- a CDS encoding glycosyltransferase: MKKPKTKAQKESREKKPNNLKSDCMKKILYVLHSGVTGGTFLTNKDLMKNVEKEFDVYLLSAENKFLKLFSFSNNKLKLIRKYHRNYGINVETEETETNNISWSAKDFHNSWLSNIYFEILVNYNIDIVHIRHLINHSFDLPQVAEKLNIPIVLSLHDFYFLCPFYTLLDENYNYCAGECSHNKKNCYCPMDSLSDINSKEFISEWRVNVLKMFNYINVFVTTSFFVKDLFLSIYSNEDIINNNNFKVIEHGRDFPKLKKQMFEIPSSNKPIKILCPANHLNIMKGSQLIKRIKEEDNKNLIEFHFLGNCHDGIEEYGFSHGTFERDEFHKKVEEIKPSFVGIFSIWPETFCHTITEAWSCGIPVIGTNIGVIQDRILKNKGGWIVDRNNPKKAYEYMAEIFENKEEYLEIANNIKTMDLKDTKMMSIEYIQIYNNLLEIK; this comes from the coding sequence ATGAAAAAGCCAAAAACAAAAGCGCAAAAAGAATCTAGAGAGAAAAAACCTAATAATCTAAAAAGTGATTGTATGAAAAAAATTTTATATGTTTTACATTCTGGAGTTACAGGAGGTACTTTCTTAACAAATAAAGATTTGATGAAAAATGTGGAAAAGGAATTTGATGTTTATTTATTGAGTGCTGAAAATAAGTTCTTAAAATTATTTAGCTTTTCCAATAACAAATTAAAATTAATAAGAAAATATCATAGAAATTATGGAATCAATGTAGAAACAGAAGAGACAGAAACAAATAATATCTCATGGTCTGCAAAAGATTTCCATAATTCCTGGCTAAGCAACATTTATTTTGAAATATTGGTTAATTATAACATAGATATTGTCCATATAAGACATTTGATTAACCATAGTTTTGATTTGCCGCAAGTTGCTGAAAAATTAAACATACCTATTGTTTTATCCCTACATGACTTTTATTTTTTATGTCCATTTTACACATTATTAGATGAAAATTATAATTATTGCGCAGGTGAATGTTCTCATAATAAAAAAAATTGCTATTGTCCTATGGATTCATTAAGCGATATAAATTCCAAAGAATTTATATCAGAATGGAGAGTTAATGTTTTAAAAATGTTTAATTATATAAATGTCTTTGTAACAACTTCCTTTTTTGTAAAAGATTTATTTTTATCCATATACTCTAATGAAGATATCATCAATAACAATAACTTTAAAGTTATTGAACATGGCAGGGATTTCCCAAAATTAAAAAAACAGATGTTTGAAATCCCTTCATCAAACAAACCTATAAAAATCTTATGCCCAGCTAATCATTTAAACATAATGAAGGGTTCGCAATTGATTAAAAGAATCAAAGAAGAGGATAATAAAAATCTGATAGAATTTCATTTTTTAGGAAATTGTCATGATGGAATTGAAGAATATGGTTTTTCTCACGGCACTTTTGAAAGAGATGAATTCCATAAAAAAGTTGAAGAAATTAAACCTTCATTTGTTGGAATCTTTTCAATTTGGCCTGAAACTTTTTGTCATACCATTACTGAGGCATGGAGTTGCGGAATTCCTGTAATAGGTACAAATATTGGAGTGATCCAAGATAGAATTTTAAAAAATAAAGGGGGATGGATTGTGGATAGGAATAATCCCAAAAAAGCCTATGAATATATGGCTGAAATATTTGAGAATAAGGAGGAATATCTAGAAATCGCAAATAATATCAAAACTATGGACTTAAAAGATACAAAAATGATGTCTATAGAGTATATTCAAATTTATAATAATTTACTGGAAATTAAATAA